In a single window of the Micromonospora inositola genome:
- a CDS encoding C40 family peptidase translates to MPVATMPPHRHARSQPPVRPVGARRVVHRLLTLVAAVAVGAGLVAAPAHAAPSVDEIDAQIDKQWEQLEPTIEGYNKIRAQLKVNKKKSADLQKKMAPLELQSTLAMNRVGDLASRYYMQGPSQEIGALLVDAKPGTLAEQLTILDRLATQERKQIAGVLAIRDKYKAQKAKLDALIDTQVKQQNEMAAKKKQIDAEIKRLTAMLPKTSVRVEGCPAIDGVVSSAARIAIKTACAQVGDPYVWGATGPNSFDCSGLTQYAYKAAGIYLTHFTGAQWNEGRAVSRSDARPGDLVFFGSDLHHVGLYLGNGLMVHAPRTGKPVQVSQVSTQPVAGYRRVT, encoded by the coding sequence GTGCCGGTGGCAACCATGCCCCCTCATCGTCACGCCCGGAGTCAGCCGCCCGTCCGACCGGTCGGCGCCCGCCGGGTCGTACACCGTCTGCTCACCCTGGTCGCGGCCGTAGCGGTCGGCGCCGGACTCGTCGCTGCGCCCGCGCACGCGGCCCCTTCGGTGGACGAGATCGACGCGCAGATCGACAAGCAGTGGGAGCAGCTGGAGCCCACCATCGAGGGCTACAACAAGATCCGCGCCCAACTGAAGGTCAACAAGAAGAAGTCCGCGGACCTGCAGAAGAAGATGGCCCCGCTGGAGCTGCAGTCCACGCTCGCCATGAACCGGGTCGGCGACCTGGCCTCCCGCTACTACATGCAGGGCCCGTCGCAGGAGATCGGCGCCCTGCTGGTCGACGCCAAGCCCGGGACGCTCGCCGAGCAGCTCACCATCCTCGACCGGCTCGCCACGCAGGAGCGCAAGCAGATCGCCGGCGTGCTCGCCATCCGCGACAAGTACAAGGCGCAGAAGGCGAAGCTGGACGCGCTGATCGACACTCAGGTCAAGCAGCAGAACGAGATGGCCGCGAAGAAGAAGCAGATCGACGCCGAGATCAAGCGGCTGACCGCGATGCTGCCGAAGACCTCGGTGCGGGTCGAGGGCTGCCCCGCCATCGACGGCGTGGTGAGCAGCGCCGCGCGGATCGCGATCAAGACGGCCTGCGCCCAGGTCGGCGACCCGTACGTCTGGGGCGCCACCGGCCCGAACTCGTTCGACTGCTCGGGCCTCACCCAGTACGCCTACAAGGCGGCCGGGATCTACCTGACCCACTTCACCGGCGCGCAGTGGAACGAGGGCAGGGCGGTCTCCCGGTCCGACGCCCGCCCTGGTGACCTGGTCTTCTTCGGCTCCGACCTGCATCACGTCGGCCTCTACCTCGGCAACGGGCTGATGGTGCACGCACCGCGGACCGGCAAGCCGGT
- a CDS encoding hemolysin family protein, which produces MTELLVAVLLLLGNAFFVGSEFALIASRRTVLEPLAAGSKRARWALSAMNQIPLMIAGAQLGITICSLGLGAIAEPALAHLLESPFEALGLPAGAVHPLAFVIALGVVVFLHTVVGEMVPKNITLAGPEPSALWLGPAMLAFCVATKPLLLAMKWSARQVLRLWRVEATDAVKTVFTAEELAGLVSQARTEGLLDAEEHARITGALALHSRTAADALQPWSTVTTVAEDVSPASLEVLATHTGRSRFPVVQRSTRRVLGFVHVKDVLGYAGASRRAPVPAEVYRPLAVVPPDRTLGDLLLSMRRERRHMVLVSDGGRPLGVVTLDDVLTAIVGK; this is translated from the coding sequence ATGACTGAACTGCTGGTCGCCGTGCTGCTGCTGCTCGGCAACGCCTTCTTCGTGGGCAGCGAGTTCGCGCTGATCGCCTCCCGCCGGACGGTGCTCGAGCCGCTCGCCGCCGGCTCGAAGCGGGCCCGGTGGGCGTTGTCGGCGATGAACCAGATCCCGCTGATGATCGCCGGGGCGCAGCTCGGAATCACCATCTGCTCGCTGGGGCTGGGCGCGATCGCCGAGCCGGCGTTGGCGCACCTGCTGGAGTCGCCGTTCGAGGCGCTCGGGCTGCCCGCCGGCGCGGTGCACCCGTTGGCGTTCGTGATCGCCCTCGGGGTGGTGGTCTTCCTGCACACCGTGGTCGGCGAGATGGTGCCGAAGAACATCACCCTGGCCGGGCCGGAGCCGTCGGCGCTCTGGCTGGGGCCGGCGATGCTGGCGTTCTGCGTGGCCACCAAGCCGCTGCTGCTGGCGATGAAGTGGTCGGCCCGGCAGGTGCTGCGGCTGTGGCGGGTCGAGGCGACCGACGCGGTGAAGACGGTGTTCACGGCGGAGGAGTTGGCCGGGTTGGTCTCCCAGGCGCGTACCGAGGGGCTGCTCGACGCGGAGGAGCACGCCCGGATCACCGGCGCGCTCGCCCTGCACAGCCGGACGGCGGCCGACGCGCTGCAGCCGTGGTCGACGGTGACCACGGTGGCCGAGGACGTCTCACCCGCGTCGCTGGAGGTGCTGGCCACCCACACCGGCCGGTCCCGCTTCCCGGTGGTCCAGCGGTCCACCCGCCGGGTGCTCGGCTTCGTGCACGTCAAGGACGTGCTGGGGTACGCCGGCGCGAGCCGCCGGGCCCCGGTGCCGGCGGAGGTCTACCGGCCGCTGGCCGTGGTGCCGCCGGACCGTACGCTGGGCGACCTGCTGCTGTCGATGCGGCGCGAGCGGCGGCACATGGTCCTGGTGAGCGACGGCGGCCGGCCGCTGGGTGTGGTGACCCTCGACGACGTATTGACAGCGATCGTTGGCAAGTGA
- a CDS encoding hemolysin family protein produces the protein MPLVGFVLLTAGNAFFVAAEFALVTVDRAEIDRRAGEGDARAVTVRRALRELSFQLSGAQLGITITALLTGYLAEPALARLFTPLLRPVGGADRFSPLLALALATLISMLFGELVPKNLALARPMPTALATAAPMRGFARAFGWLIRGLNNAANRLVRQLGVEPQEELASARSPEELGLLAAISARAGALPPDTAMLLRRTIRFGDKRAAEAMTPRVDVIALRATATVAELLSLSQQTGRTRFPVFEETLDLVTGVAGVPDALGVPLDRRASTTVAAVAREPVYVPESLDLDGVLAALKAAGADLAIVVDEYGGTDGVVTVEDLVEELVGEIADEFDPDAVDDLGPAELTVPGGERTVLVDGVLREDELAEQTGFRLPEGPYETLAGFLMARLGHIPVPGETVEESGYEFTVVEVERHRIEQVRVLRPEEPDDDD, from the coding sequence TTGCCCCTGGTCGGCTTCGTGCTGCTGACCGCCGGCAACGCGTTCTTCGTGGCGGCCGAGTTCGCCCTGGTCACCGTCGACCGCGCCGAGATCGACCGGCGGGCCGGCGAGGGGGACGCCCGGGCCGTCACCGTACGCCGGGCGCTGCGGGAGCTCTCCTTCCAGCTCTCCGGCGCGCAGCTCGGCATCACCATCACCGCGCTGCTCACCGGCTACCTGGCCGAACCCGCCCTGGCCCGGCTCTTCACCCCGCTGCTGCGACCCGTCGGCGGCGCCGACCGGTTCAGCCCGCTGCTCGCCCTGGCCCTGGCGACGCTGATCTCGATGCTCTTCGGCGAGCTGGTGCCGAAGAACCTGGCGCTGGCCCGGCCGATGCCGACCGCGCTGGCCACCGCCGCGCCGATGCGCGGCTTCGCCCGGGCGTTCGGCTGGCTGATCCGGGGGCTGAACAACGCCGCCAACCGGCTGGTCCGCCAGCTCGGCGTGGAGCCGCAGGAGGAGTTGGCCAGCGCCCGGTCACCCGAGGAACTGGGACTGCTCGCGGCGATCTCCGCCCGGGCCGGCGCGCTGCCGCCGGACACCGCGATGCTGCTGCGCCGGACCATCCGTTTCGGCGACAAGCGGGCCGCCGAGGCGATGACGCCGCGGGTCGACGTGATCGCCTTGCGGGCCACCGCCACGGTGGCCGAGCTGCTGAGCCTCTCCCAGCAGACCGGGCGGACCCGGTTCCCGGTCTTCGAGGAGACCCTGGACCTGGTCACCGGGGTGGCCGGGGTGCCGGACGCGCTCGGCGTGCCGCTGGACCGCCGGGCGTCCACCACCGTCGCCGCGGTGGCCCGGGAGCCGGTGTACGTCCCGGAGAGCCTGGACCTGGACGGCGTCCTCGCCGCGCTGAAGGCGGCCGGCGCCGACCTGGCCATCGTGGTCGACGAGTACGGCGGCACGGATGGCGTGGTGACCGTGGAGGACCTGGTCGAGGAGCTGGTCGGGGAGATCGCCGACGAGTTCGACCCGGACGCGGTGGACGACCTCGGGCCGGCCGAGCTGACCGTGCCGGGCGGCGAGCGGACCGTCCTGGTGGACGGTGTGCTCCGCGAGGACGAGCTGGCCGAGCAGACTGGCTTCCGGCTGCCCGAGGGCCCGTACGAGACGCTGGCGGGCTTCCTGATGGCCCGGCTCGGCCACATCCCGGTGCCGGGCGAGACGGTCGAGGAGAGCGGGTACGAGTTCACCGTCGTCGAGGTCGAGCGGCACCGGATCGAGCAGGTCCGGGTGCTCCGCCCGGAGGAGCCCGACGACGATGACTGA
- a CDS encoding (Fe-S)-binding protein: MGSVQIVTTILAAAITAVAVGLAVRAVMKMVAVIRLGQPAPERFTDKGARAKTMLVETAGHTRMLKWSVVGAAHWFVMVGFVVLSLLVLEAYFEVVTPRGGLPIIGHWTIFGLATELIGIFGLVGILVLMAIRLRNRPNRPGNRSRFTGSTMWQGYFVEWVVLLVLIFGFVIRGFKVATDHFEYPVWATPLSHAAGAALPAWTAGVSVAALIKIVISMTWLIVISLNVTMGVAWHRFLAFPNIFFKREPAKPAGSGLGALRPMMSDGKPLDFEEADPEKDQFGVAQVEQFSWKGLLDFSTCTECGRCQSQCPAWNTGKPLSPKLLVLSLRDHAYAKAPYLLAGGGKDLTGEEKATAAQLAHMDVLALAEAEKPLIGTAEEGGVIDPDVLWSCTTCGACVEQCPVDIEHVDHIVDMRRYQVLIESSFPSEAGVMLRNLENKGNPWGAPQNTREDWTKGLDFEVPRVGEVEDFEYLFWVGCAGAFEDRAKKTTRAVATLLNEAGVKFAILGEGETCSGDPARRIGNEFVFQMLAQQNVETLNEAFEGREKAKRKIVATCPHCFNTLGNEYGQLGGEFEVVHHTQLLAHLVSTGKLTPVQPVDGGVTYHDPCYLGRHNRVFAPPREVLGTAIEGELTEMPRNSERSFCCGAGGARMWMEEKIGKRINVDRVEEAMATGAKTVAVGCPFCSTMLNDGVNGKGAGEQVEVIDVASVLLRSVKPEAAPGEKETAPVAG; this comes from the coding sequence ATGGGCAGCGTCCAGATCGTCACCACGATCCTCGCGGCCGCCATCACCGCCGTGGCGGTGGGGCTTGCGGTACGCGCGGTCATGAAGATGGTGGCAGTCATCCGGCTGGGTCAACCGGCGCCGGAGCGGTTCACCGACAAGGGCGCCCGCGCGAAGACCATGCTGGTGGAGACCGCCGGTCACACCCGCATGCTCAAGTGGAGCGTGGTGGGCGCCGCGCACTGGTTCGTGATGGTCGGGTTCGTCGTGCTGTCGCTGCTGGTGCTCGAGGCGTACTTCGAGGTGGTCACGCCCCGCGGCGGGCTGCCGATCATCGGGCACTGGACGATCTTCGGCCTGGCCACCGAGCTGATCGGCATCTTCGGCCTGGTCGGCATCCTGGTGCTGATGGCGATCCGGCTGCGCAACCGGCCCAACCGGCCCGGCAACCGGTCCCGGTTCACCGGCTCCACGATGTGGCAGGGCTACTTCGTCGAGTGGGTCGTGCTGCTGGTGCTGATCTTCGGCTTCGTGATCCGGGGCTTCAAGGTCGCCACCGACCACTTCGAGTACCCGGTCTGGGCGACCCCGCTCAGCCACGCGGCCGGCGCCGCGCTCCCGGCCTGGACGGCCGGCGTCAGCGTCGCCGCCCTGATCAAGATCGTCATCTCGATGACCTGGCTCATCGTGATCTCGCTGAACGTCACAATGGGCGTCGCCTGGCACCGCTTCCTGGCGTTCCCCAACATCTTCTTCAAGCGCGAGCCGGCCAAGCCCGCCGGCTCCGGCCTCGGCGCGCTGCGGCCGATGATGAGCGACGGCAAGCCGCTCGACTTCGAGGAGGCCGACCCGGAGAAGGACCAGTTCGGCGTCGCCCAGGTCGAGCAGTTCTCCTGGAAGGGCCTGCTGGACTTCAGCACCTGCACCGAGTGCGGCCGCTGCCAGTCGCAGTGCCCGGCCTGGAACACCGGCAAGCCGCTGTCGCCGAAGCTGCTCGTGCTGAGCCTCCGCGACCACGCGTACGCCAAGGCGCCGTACCTGCTGGCCGGCGGCGGCAAGGACCTGACCGGTGAGGAGAAGGCCACCGCCGCGCAGCTCGCCCACATGGACGTGCTGGCGCTGGCCGAGGCCGAGAAGCCGCTGATCGGCACCGCCGAGGAGGGCGGTGTCATCGACCCGGACGTGCTCTGGTCCTGCACCACCTGCGGCGCCTGCGTCGAGCAGTGCCCGGTCGACATCGAGCACGTCGACCACATCGTCGACATGCGCCGCTACCAGGTGCTGATCGAGTCGAGCTTCCCGTCCGAGGCCGGCGTCATGCTGCGCAACCTGGAGAACAAGGGCAACCCGTGGGGCGCCCCGCAGAACACCCGCGAGGACTGGACCAAGGGCCTCGACTTCGAGGTGCCGCGGGTCGGCGAGGTCGAGGACTTCGAGTACCTCTTCTGGGTCGGCTGCGCCGGCGCGTTCGAGGACCGGGCGAAGAAGACCACCCGGGCGGTCGCGACGCTGCTCAACGAGGCCGGCGTGAAGTTCGCGATCCTCGGCGAGGGGGAGACCTGCTCGGGCGACCCGGCCCGCCGGATCGGCAACGAGTTCGTCTTCCAGATGCTCGCCCAGCAGAACGTCGAGACCCTCAACGAGGCGTTCGAGGGTCGGGAGAAGGCCAAGCGCAAGATCGTGGCCACCTGCCCGCACTGCTTCAACACCCTCGGCAACGAGTACGGCCAGCTCGGCGGCGAGTTCGAGGTGGTCCACCACACCCAGCTCCTGGCCCACCTGGTCTCCACCGGCAAGCTCACCCCGGTGCAGCCGGTCGACGGCGGCGTGACGTACCACGACCCCTGCTACCTGGGCCGGCACAACCGGGTCTTCGCTCCGCCGCGCGAGGTCCTCGGGACCGCCATCGAGGGCGAGCTCACCGAGATGCCGCGCAACAGCGAGCGCTCCTTCTGCTGCGGCGCCGGCGGCGCCCGGATGTGGATGGAGGAGAAGATCGGCAAGCGGATCAACGTGGACCGGGTCGAGGAGGCCATGGCCACCGGGGCGAAGACGGTCGCCGTCGGCTGCCCGTTCTGCTCGACCATGCTCAACGACGGGGTCAACGGCAAGGGCGCCGGCGAGCAGGTCGAGGTGATCGACGTGGCCAGCGTGCTGCTCCGCTCGGTCAAGCCGGAGGCCGCGCCGGGCGAGAAGGAGACCGCGCCGGTCGCCGGCTGA
- a CDS encoding cell division protein CrgA: MPKSQVRKKKVYTPPTDVRPTATAATRKPSPVWLPITAVALIVAGIGWLVVYYLSEQAYPVATWGYWNLAVGFGAMVGSLILLSRWR, translated from the coding sequence GTGCCCAAGTCTCAGGTCCGCAAGAAGAAGGTGTACACCCCGCCGACGGACGTTCGTCCGACGGCGACGGCGGCGACGCGCAAGCCTAGCCCGGTCTGGCTGCCGATCACCGCCGTCGCGCTGATCGTCGCCGGGATCGGCTGGCTGGTCGTGTACTACCTCTCCGAGCAGGCGTACCCGGTCGCCACGTGGGGCTACTGGAACCTCGCGGTGGGCTTCGGCGCGATGGTCGGCTCGCTGATCCTGCTCTCCCGCTGGCGCTGA
- a CDS encoding DUF881 domain-containing protein, giving the protein MEYTSGAASWQKALRRAVAGLLPRRPRQRRPGWSVGVPLIAAAAGLLFTTTATTAGGTALREDRRPQLTQLIEDRREQVEASEQRAARLRAEVEDHTATLADTDGPIRAQRDRAAASRQAAGFTALTGTGLTVELNDAPQHNNQALPKGASNDDLVVHQGDVQAVVNALWAGGAEAMSIMNVRVLSTSAVRCVGNTLLLHGRVYSPPFKIVAIGDPAALQQALAASEGVRLFRRDVEHYQLGYAEKVSTVTVPAFEDSTALQSAKVPR; this is encoded by the coding sequence GTGGAGTACACGTCCGGCGCCGCCTCCTGGCAGAAGGCCCTCCGGCGGGCCGTCGCCGGCCTGCTGCCCCGGCGACCGCGGCAGCGCCGGCCGGGCTGGTCGGTCGGGGTGCCGTTGATCGCCGCCGCGGCGGGACTGCTCTTCACCACCACCGCGACCACCGCTGGCGGCACCGCGCTGCGGGAGGACCGCCGACCCCAGCTCACTCAGTTGATCGAGGACCGTCGCGAGCAGGTCGAGGCGAGCGAGCAACGCGCCGCGCGGCTGCGCGCCGAGGTCGAGGACCACACCGCCACCCTCGCCGACACCGACGGCCCGATCAGGGCGCAGCGGGACCGGGCCGCCGCCAGCCGGCAGGCCGCAGGGTTCACCGCGCTCACCGGCACCGGACTCACCGTCGAGCTGAACGACGCGCCGCAACACAACAACCAGGCGCTGCCCAAAGGCGCCAGCAACGACGACCTGGTCGTCCACCAGGGCGACGTCCAAGCGGTCGTGAACGCGCTCTGGGCGGGTGGGGCCGAGGCAATGTCAATCATGAATGTCCGCGTGCTCAGCACCAGCGCGGTACGCTGCGTCGGTAACACCCTGCTGCTGCACGGCCGGGTGTACTCCCCTCCGTTCAAGATCGTTGCGATCGGCGATCCGGCTGCCCTCCAGCAGGCCCTCGCCGCTTCCGAGGGAGTCCGGTTGTTCAGGAGAGATGTGGAGCACTACCAGCTCGGCTACGCCGAGAAGGTGTCCACGGTGACCGTGCCGGCGTTCGAGGACTCCACCGCCCTCCAGTCCGCGAAGGTGCCCCGGTGA
- a CDS encoding class E sortase, which yields MTQDGRPAGQDGRHRDQSEDPTAFLPKVDRPAPPRPALDLPWPEPTGPRSASPRPPAATPAPARRPDTPGPTDAPASPADPYRSPPPAWPGNTQDRPSAPAAPQRPAAPAHEPRRPESPAWQVAADQTPRHPAEQAERGLAGQAARRPDEPVVHSSTAPFVDQPDRRSPGPAEAPPARATGRTADGPAARPPADRPVTPGVRPATIGDAPTAIIPKVGTRPESRSAATPDGGSPATGNAGRTGGAPRGGTPADARTGSAPGAGALAGGVLRVGAPADGGPTRPGAGVAGPVDPAATAVIPAVTVRPASHPGLDSTALMGAVPPVRDTGDGSDGEADNPAEPPRPRRGERVVQLRPEQTGEGYKSVYSELTRPSIASRLRSGVRLTGEVLITFGLVVLLFAGYEIWGKSVIVDAHQNDLNSQLAQEWAPDPTVGPTTGPSEKPAPPVEGKPVAGLYIPKLDKHWVVVEGVSPDDIRYAPGHYPKSALPGEVGNFAVAGHRIRATFWRLDELDTGDNIVVEGKNEWFIYKVYRSHIVKPNQVEVVAPVPGKPGAKPNEKLLTLTTCNPKFDNYQRLIIHARLDHTQAKSAGRPAELEG from the coding sequence GTGACCCAGGACGGCCGCCCCGCGGGGCAGGACGGGCGTCACCGCGACCAGAGCGAGGACCCGACCGCGTTCCTCCCCAAGGTCGACCGTCCGGCCCCGCCCCGACCCGCGCTCGACCTGCCCTGGCCGGAGCCGACCGGGCCCCGCTCCGCGTCGCCCCGTCCACCGGCGGCCACCCCCGCGCCGGCTCGCCGGCCGGACACCCCGGGCCCGACCGACGCTCCCGCCAGCCCGGCCGACCCGTACCGTTCTCCGCCACCGGCCTGGCCCGGAAACACCCAGGACCGACCGTCGGCGCCGGCCGCCCCGCAGCGACCGGCCGCGCCCGCCCACGAGCCACGCCGGCCGGAATCTCCGGCCTGGCAGGTCGCCGCCGACCAGACCCCGCGCCACCCGGCGGAGCAGGCCGAGCGTGGCCTGGCCGGGCAGGCGGCGCGCCGGCCGGACGAACCGGTGGTGCACAGCAGCACGGCCCCGTTCGTCGACCAGCCGGACCGCCGGTCACCCGGACCCGCCGAGGCGCCGCCGGCCCGCGCCACTGGCCGGACCGCCGACGGGCCCGCCGCCCGTCCGCCCGCGGACCGGCCCGTCACCCCGGGCGTGCGTCCGGCGACCATCGGCGACGCGCCGACCGCGATCATTCCCAAGGTGGGCACCCGGCCAGAGAGCCGATCCGCCGCCACCCCGGACGGCGGCTCACCCGCGACCGGAAACGCCGGACGGACCGGAGGCGCACCTCGTGGCGGAACGCCCGCCGACGCCCGGACCGGTTCCGCCCCGGGCGCGGGAGCGCTGGCGGGCGGCGTACTCCGGGTCGGAGCGCCGGCCGACGGCGGCCCGACGCGGCCGGGGGCCGGTGTGGCGGGTCCCGTGGACCCGGCGGCCACCGCCGTGATCCCGGCCGTCACCGTTCGGCCGGCCAGCCACCCGGGCCTGGACTCGACCGCGCTGATGGGCGCCGTACCACCCGTCCGGGACACCGGCGACGGATCCGACGGCGAGGCCGACAACCCGGCCGAGCCGCCGCGCCCGCGCCGGGGCGAACGGGTCGTGCAGCTCCGCCCCGAGCAGACCGGCGAGGGCTACAAGAGCGTCTACTCCGAGCTGACCCGCCCCTCCATCGCGTCCCGGCTGCGGTCCGGCGTCCGGCTCACCGGCGAGGTGCTGATCACCTTCGGCCTGGTGGTGCTGCTCTTCGCCGGCTACGAGATCTGGGGCAAGTCGGTCATCGTCGACGCCCACCAGAACGACCTGAACAGCCAGCTGGCCCAGGAGTGGGCGCCCGACCCAACCGTCGGGCCCACGACCGGGCCGAGCGAGAAGCCCGCGCCGCCGGTCGAGGGCAAGCCGGTGGCCGGCCTCTACATCCCCAAGCTCGACAAGCACTGGGTCGTGGTCGAGGGGGTCAGCCCGGACGACATCCGGTACGCCCCGGGCCACTACCCGAAGAGCGCGCTGCCCGGCGAGGTCGGCAACTTCGCCGTGGCGGGGCACCGCATCCGGGCCACCTTCTGGCGCCTGGACGAGCTGGACACCGGCGACAACATCGTGGTCGAGGGCAAGAACGAGTGGTTCATCTACAAGGTCTACCGGAGCCACATCGTGAAGCCGAACCAGGTCGAGGTGGTGGCGCCGGTGCCGGGGAAGCCGGGCGCCAAGCCGAACGAGAAGCTGCTCACCCTGACCACCTGCAACCCAAAGTTCGACAACTACCAGCGCCTGATCATCCATGCCCGGCTGGACCACACCCAGGCCAAGTCGGCAGGTCGCCCGGCGGAGCTGGAAGGCTGA
- a CDS encoding aminodeoxychorismate/anthranilate synthase component II has translation MRVLVIDNYDSFVFNLVQYLGQLGVDCEVRRNDEIDVAEVGRVGAAGVLLSPGPGSPDRAGICLDVIREYAGKLPLFGVCLGHQAIGEAFGATVTRAPELLHGKTSEVCHSGVGVLAGLPDPFTATRYHSLAVLPETLPDELEVTGRTESGVVMAMRHRALPIEGVQFHPESVLTEGGHLMLANWLAVCGYPEALERAPELAAEVDARRRAAFAAA, from the coding sequence ATGCGCGTCCTGGTGATCGACAACTACGACTCGTTCGTCTTCAACCTGGTGCAGTACCTCGGCCAGCTCGGCGTCGACTGCGAGGTCCGGCGCAACGACGAGATCGACGTCGCCGAAGTCGGCCGGGTGGGCGCGGCCGGCGTCCTGCTCTCCCCCGGGCCGGGCAGCCCCGACCGCGCCGGCATCTGCCTGGACGTCATCCGGGAGTACGCCGGCAAGCTGCCCCTGTTCGGCGTCTGCCTCGGTCACCAGGCCATCGGCGAGGCGTTCGGCGCGACCGTCACCCGGGCACCCGAGCTGCTGCACGGCAAGACCTCCGAGGTATGCCACTCCGGGGTCGGCGTGCTCGCCGGGCTGCCGGACCCGTTCACCGCGACCCGGTACCACTCGCTGGCCGTACTGCCCGAGACGCTGCCGGACGAGCTTGAGGTCACCGGCCGGACGGAGTCCGGCGTGGTGATGGCGATGCGGCACCGGGCCCTGCCGATCGAGGGGGTCCAGTTCCACCCCGAGTCGGTGCTGACCGAGGGCGGGCACCTCATGCTGGCGAACTGGCTGGCGGTCTGCGGCTACCCGGAGGCGCTGGAGCGGGCTCCGGAACTGGCCGCCGAGGTCGACGCCCGCCGCCGGGCCGCCTTCGCCGCCGCCTGA
- the pknB gene encoding Stk1 family PASTA domain-containing Ser/Thr kinase: MTAQARLLGGRYQVGELLGYGGMAEVHRGRDLRLGRDVAIKMLRADLARDATFQMRFRREAQNAASLNHPAIVAVYDTGEETAPTGETLPFIVMEFVNGRTLKELLGVEGRLQPRRALEICADMCAALEFSHRHGIIHRDIKPGNVMLTQTGQVKVMDFGIARALASGATTMTQTSAVIGTAQYLSPEQARGEAVDARSDVYAAGCVLFELLCGHPPFVGDSPVSVAYQHVREAPPTPSDINPDVNPAVDAIVLKALSKNPLNRYQSAGEMRADLLRAAAGRPVLATPVLREDETAPMAPAAAGYPTQVMGPQSRQVPARVGDAGKRKSSSWVIATFAALGVLAVIALVAALLLNRGGTEKVAVPDLKGKTEAVARATIQQAGLSPLLGDPVAGTDCTKGTVVNQDPAPNTPLEQNRKVTYQLCAGPKQVTIPPVVGNRLDNVKQQLAALNLTVDEQYVDSGEAKDTVIDVDPKAGTKVPEGSPVKVKVSRGNVNKVPDVVGFTKDRAVKALKDAGYDNVRVVDGDEVAPDQVGTVTRQSPDAQSNWAKDKRVTIEIGIAAPTPTETPASPTSPAPTGTPTAPGGGGGWPLPTTRPPGAATQ, translated from the coding sequence ATGACAGCGCAGGCCCGCCTGCTCGGTGGCAGGTACCAGGTCGGCGAGCTGCTCGGCTACGGCGGCATGGCGGAGGTGCACCGCGGTCGCGATCTCCGGCTCGGTCGGGATGTCGCGATCAAGATGCTCCGGGCCGACCTCGCCCGGGACGCCACCTTCCAGATGCGGTTCCGCCGGGAGGCGCAGAACGCCGCCTCGCTCAACCACCCGGCCATCGTCGCCGTGTACGACACCGGCGAGGAGACCGCGCCGACCGGCGAGACGCTGCCGTTCATCGTGATGGAGTTCGTCAACGGACGGACTCTCAAGGAGCTCCTCGGCGTCGAGGGGCGGCTCCAGCCGCGCCGGGCGTTGGAGATCTGCGCGGACATGTGCGCGGCGCTGGAGTTCAGCCACCGGCACGGCATCATCCACCGGGACATCAAGCCGGGCAACGTGATGCTCACCCAGACCGGCCAGGTCAAGGTGATGGACTTCGGCATCGCCCGGGCACTCGCCAGCGGCGCCACCACGATGACCCAGACCAGCGCGGTCATCGGCACCGCACAGTATCTTTCGCCCGAGCAGGCGCGCGGCGAGGCGGTCGACGCCCGCTCCGACGTGTACGCCGCCGGCTGCGTCCTGTTCGAACTGCTCTGCGGGCACCCGCCGTTCGTCGGGGACAGCCCGGTCAGCGTCGCGTACCAGCACGTCCGGGAGGCGCCACCGACGCCGAGCGACATCAACCCGGACGTCAACCCGGCGGTCGACGCGATCGTGCTCAAGGCGCTGTCGAAGAACCCGCTCAACCGCTACCAGAGCGCCGGCGAGATGCGGGCCGACCTGCTGCGGGCGGCCGCCGGCCGGCCGGTGCTGGCCACCCCGGTGCTGCGCGAGGACGAGACAGCGCCGATGGCGCCTGCCGCGGCGGGCTACCCGACGCAGGTGATGGGGCCGCAATCCCGGCAGGTCCCGGCCCGGGTCGGCGACGCGGGCAAGCGCAAGAGCTCCTCCTGGGTGATCGCCACCTTCGCGGCGCTCGGCGTGCTGGCCGTGATCGCCCTGGTCGCCGCCTTGCTGCTCAACCGGGGCGGCACCGAGAAGGTGGCCGTCCCGGATCTGAAGGGCAAGACGGAGGCCGTCGCCCGGGCCACGATCCAGCAGGCGGGGCTCAGCCCGCTGCTCGGTGATCCGGTTGCCGGCACCGACTGCACGAAGGGCACCGTGGTCAACCAGGACCCGGCCCCCAACACGCCGCTGGAACAGAACCGCAAGGTGACCTACCAGCTGTGCGCCGGCCCTAAGCAGGTCACCATTCCGCCCGTGGTCGGCAACCGGCTCGACAACGTCAAGCAGCAGCTGGCGGCCCTGAACCTCACCGTCGACGAGCAGTACGTCGACAGCGGCGAGGCGAAGGATACGGTCATCGACGTCGACCCCAAGGCGGGAACCAAGGTCCCGGAGGGCAGCCCCGTCAAGGTGAAGGTCTCCCGAGGCAACGTCAACAAGGTGCCCGACGTGGTCGGCTTCACCAAGGACCGGGCAGTCAAGGCGCTGAAGGATGCCGGCTACGACAATGTGCGGGTCGTGGACGGCGACGAGGTCGCGCCGGACCAGGTCGGGACGGTCACCCGGCAGAGCCCGGACGCCCAGTCCAACTGGGCGAAGGACAAGCGGGTCACGATCGAGATCGGCATCGCGGCACCCACGCCGACCGAGACCCCGGCCAGCCCGACCTCCCCGGCCCCGACCGGCACGCCGACCGCCCCCGGTGGCGGCGGCGGATGGCCCCTGCCCACCACACGGCCACCCGGAGCGGCTACCCAGTGA